Proteins from a single region of Chloroherpeton thalassium ATCC 35110:
- the hisG gene encoding ATP phosphoribosyltransferase, translated as MSDSTNKVLKIGLPKGSLQDSTLELFAKAGFHFSVSSRSYFPSIDDDEIQAILIRAQEMAKYIESGAFDVGLTGKDWIIETGAKVVEVADLIYSKASMRPVRWVLAVPEKSDIQSVKDLEGKHIATEVVNITKNYLQKNNVSAEVEFSWGATEVKPPDLADAIVEVTETGNSLRANKLRIVETILESNTKLIANEAAWNDPWKREKIENLAMLLEGAIVATGKVGLKFNIKEENLKSIVDKIPSLRNPTIAHLVETGWVAVESIVDEKQVRRLIPDLKRAGAEGIFEYEINKLIY; from the coding sequence ATGTCTGATAGTACAAACAAAGTTCTCAAGATTGGGTTGCCAAAGGGCAGCTTGCAAGATTCAACGCTGGAATTATTTGCCAAAGCAGGATTTCATTTTTCAGTTTCCAGCCGTTCATACTTTCCATCAATAGATGATGACGAAATTCAAGCGATCTTAATTCGCGCTCAAGAAATGGCAAAATATATTGAGTCCGGCGCGTTTGATGTGGGGTTAACCGGAAAAGATTGGATTATTGAAACCGGCGCAAAAGTTGTGGAAGTGGCCGATTTGATCTACTCGAAAGCATCGATGCGTCCAGTTCGTTGGGTGCTGGCCGTTCCAGAAAAATCCGATATTCAATCGGTGAAAGATTTGGAAGGCAAACATATTGCGACGGAAGTGGTCAATATTACCAAAAATTATCTTCAGAAAAATAATGTCAGTGCTGAAGTGGAATTTAGCTGGGGCGCAACGGAAGTCAAACCGCCAGATTTGGCTGACGCAATTGTCGAGGTAACAGAAACAGGCAATTCGCTGCGTGCAAACAAGCTGCGCATTGTAGAAACGATTCTTGAGTCAAACACTAAGCTGATTGCCAACGAGGCTGCTTGGAACGACCCGTGGAAGCGCGAAAAAATTGAAAACCTCGCCATGCTGCTTGAAGGTGCGATTGTGGCAACCGGCAAAGTGGGCTTGAAGTTCAACATTAAGGAAGAAAATCTAAAAAGCATTGTGGATAAAATTCCTTCACTTCGCAATCCAACCATCGCTCATTTGGTTGAAACTGGCTGGGTAGCCGTAGAGTCGATTGTTGACGAAAAGCAAGTCAGACGATTAATTCCCGACTTAAAGCGCGCTGGAGCAGAGGGAATTTTCGAATACGAGATTAATAAATTAATATATTAA
- a CDS encoding UDP-2,3-diacylglucosamine diphosphatase, with translation MRMRKSYFISDVHFGLQEKEKESAKLNAMLSLLERIQEDGERLFLVGDILDFWMEYRHVVPKGHVRFFAALENLVLSGVKVTYLAGNHDFYLGRYFQESFGIETQYGQIEAQLHGKLFLMAHGDGIGRGDLGYKFFRSVVRNNFNLRLFRWIHPDWGVGLMSYLSRLSRRHTYSPTDYGEKERLIIYANELTEKTSFSYFVCGHRHVPKIHRLKNQQSFYVNLGTWIDETPTYGVFDGTAMAIRSAETHAVVFSENAKHGKAVSANPKA, from the coding sequence ATGCGAATGCGGAAAAGCTACTTTATTAGCGATGTGCATTTTGGATTGCAAGAAAAGGAGAAAGAAAGTGCGAAGCTGAATGCCATGCTCTCGCTACTTGAAAGAATTCAAGAAGACGGCGAGCGGCTTTTTCTTGTCGGTGATATTTTAGACTTTTGGATGGAATACCGACATGTGGTCCCAAAAGGTCATGTGCGGTTTTTTGCAGCACTTGAAAATCTGGTTCTTAGCGGCGTGAAGGTCACCTATTTGGCCGGAAATCATGACTTTTACCTTGGGCGTTATTTTCAGGAGTCGTTTGGCATAGAAACGCAGTACGGGCAAATTGAAGCCCAGCTTCACGGTAAATTATTTCTGATGGCGCATGGCGATGGCATCGGGCGAGGCGACTTGGGCTATAAGTTTTTTCGCAGTGTGGTGAGAAATAATTTTAATCTTCGCCTGTTCCGGTGGATTCATCCTGATTGGGGCGTTGGCTTAATGAGTTATCTTTCGCGGTTGAGTCGCCGGCACACTTACTCACCGACAGACTACGGCGAAAAAGAGCGACTGATTATTTATGCAAATGAACTGACGGAAAAAACATCATTTTCGTATTTTGTCTGCGGGCATCGTCATGTTCCAAAAATTCATCGTCTAAAAAATCAGCAGAGTTTCTATGTAAACTTGGGAACTTGGATCGATGAAACGCCAACTTATGGCGTTTTTGATGGCACGGCGATGGCGATACGATCAGCTGAAACACACGCGGTTGTATTTTCCGAAAATGCAAAACACGGTAAAGCTGTGAGTGCAAATCCGAAAGCTTAA
- the bchG gene encoding (bacterio)chlorophyll synthase codes for MSSYETSFPVRADLTLKDKIKAHIELLDPVTWISAVQGLLCGAIASGEMQLSFEHVGLLVALIMLYGPLGTGFSQSINDYYDRFLDKVNEPTRPIPSGRISEKEAVWNWVIVGILSVSLGVWLGLQFEGERRFVIIASIIVGLIMGYIYSAPPFKLKRNVLTSAPAVGISYSLITWLSGNALYADIRIEVVYMALINALMTIGLIFLNDFKSVEGDRAGGLKSLPVMIGPRNTYVVSFFFVDLPFIWFIYLMHQWGFTFMFYFSAVSLVIIFVMQMVLYFDPKDGAKALDASVKGMGFESFVGKSDVKEHKSFLRYLIVNNGLYLINVFAASYMLSTY; via the coding sequence ATGAGCAGCTATGAAACCAGTTTCCCTGTAAGAGCAGACCTAACACTAAAGGACAAAATTAAAGCTCATATTGAGCTACTTGATCCTGTAACGTGGATTAGTGCCGTTCAGGGTCTTCTTTGCGGCGCGATTGCGTCGGGCGAAATGCAACTTTCTTTTGAGCACGTAGGGTTGCTTGTCGCGTTGATTATGCTTTATGGGCCGCTTGGCACAGGATTTAGCCAATCCATTAATGATTATTACGATCGCTTTCTTGACAAAGTCAACGAGCCAACCCGACCGATCCCATCGGGAAGAATCAGTGAGAAAGAGGCCGTGTGGAATTGGGTGATCGTAGGAATTCTTTCCGTTTCATTAGGCGTTTGGCTTGGGCTTCAATTTGAGGGCGAGCGTCGGTTTGTGATTATCGCTTCGATTATTGTCGGTTTAATTATGGGTTATATTTATTCCGCGCCTCCATTTAAACTCAAGCGAAATGTGCTCACGTCTGCACCGGCAGTTGGTATTAGTTATAGCTTAATTACTTGGCTATCAGGAAACGCCTTATATGCCGATATTCGCATTGAAGTGGTGTATATGGCTTTGATTAATGCGTTGATGACCATTGGCTTAATTTTCCTCAATGATTTCAAATCGGTTGAAGGCGACCGCGCCGGCGGCTTGAAATCGCTTCCCGTGATGATTGGCCCTCGCAACACCTATGTGGTTTCATTCTTCTTTGTAGACCTACCTTTTATTTGGTTCATTTATCTGATGCACCAATGGGGCTTTACGTTTATGTTCTATTTTTCAGCCGTATCGCTGGTCATCATTTTCGTCATGCAGATGGTATTGTACTTCGATCCGAAAGATGGTGCAAAAGCTCTGGACGCCAGCGTAAAAGGGATGGGATTTGAGAGTTTCGTTGGCAAAAGCGATGTAAAGGAACATAAATCGTTTTTGAGGTACTTGATAGTCAATAACGGTTTGTATTTAATCAATGTTTTTGCGGCCTCCTATATGCTTTCGACTTATTAA
- the miaB gene encoding tRNA (N6-isopentenyl adenosine(37)-C2)-methylthiotransferase MiaB — protein MKQDKMAEVQSHACNQKARVYLETYGCQMNFSDTEIISSILSDAGYAIAESEQVADIIFLNTCAVRENAEQRIRNRLQNLRPLKKQNPKLIVGVLGCMAERLREKLFQEEKIVDLIAGPDAYRTLPNLLDLAESGEKAANVMLSLEETYADINPLRKNGHSAFLAIMRGCDNMCAFCIVPYTRGRERSRPMTSILDELKQLSDEGTREVTLLGQNVNSYYDENSGTRFANLMDKASLVNPNMRIRFTTSHPKDISSELIDVIAERKNLCEFIHLPVQSGSSRMLELMNRGHTREDYLEKIALIKSKIPNCSISTDMISGFCTETEADHAATLSLLREVRYDYAFTFVYSVRPNTPAATRLNDDVPDDVKQRRLSEVIALQQKISAELYRNDIGNTHEVLIEGESKRSSDMWMGRARNNRVVVFPKNGAQVGDFVNVKITDATSATLIGNAL, from the coding sequence ATGAAACAAGACAAGATGGCAGAAGTTCAAAGTCACGCTTGTAATCAAAAAGCTCGTGTATATCTGGAAACTTACGGCTGCCAAATGAACTTTTCCGATACGGAAATTATCTCTTCCATTCTCTCCGATGCGGGCTACGCGATTGCGGAGTCGGAGCAAGTCGCGGATATTATTTTTTTGAACACCTGCGCCGTGCGCGAAAATGCCGAGCAGCGCATTCGCAATCGTTTGCAAAATTTGCGTCCGCTCAAGAAGCAAAATCCAAAGTTAATTGTGGGCGTTTTGGGCTGCATGGCCGAACGGCTGCGCGAAAAACTTTTTCAGGAAGAAAAAATCGTGGATTTGATCGCCGGCCCAGATGCGTATCGAACGTTGCCCAATTTGCTCGATCTGGCCGAATCTGGCGAAAAAGCAGCCAATGTGATGCTCTCGCTCGAGGAAACTTACGCCGATATTAATCCACTTCGCAAAAACGGCCACAGCGCATTTTTGGCCATCATGCGCGGTTGCGACAACATGTGCGCCTTTTGCATTGTGCCGTACACGCGCGGTCGCGAGCGCAGTCGCCCGATGACTTCGATTTTGGATGAGTTAAAACAGCTCTCGGATGAAGGCACGCGCGAGGTGACGCTTTTGGGGCAAAATGTCAATTCGTATTACGATGAAAATTCCGGTACAAGGTTTGCTAACCTGATGGATAAAGCCAGCCTTGTGAATCCAAACATGCGCATTCGTTTTACCACATCGCATCCGAAAGATATTTCTTCTGAACTCATCGATGTCATTGCCGAGCGCAAAAATCTTTGTGAGTTCATTCATTTGCCGGTTCAGTCGGGTTCGTCGCGAATGCTTGAATTGATGAATCGCGGACACACGCGCGAAGATTATCTCGAAAAAATTGCGCTGATCAAATCTAAAATTCCCAACTGCTCGATTTCAACCGACATGATTTCGGGCTTCTGCACGGAAACAGAAGCTGATCACGCGGCGACGCTTTCGTTGCTTCGTGAGGTTCGCTACGATTACGCCTTCACTTTTGTGTATTCCGTCCGGCCAAACACGCCCGCCGCCACACGGCTCAACGATGACGTGCCGGATGATGTGAAACAACGCCGACTTTCGGAAGTCATTGCGCTTCAGCAAAAAATTTCGGCGGAGCTTTATCGGAACGATATTGGAAACACGCACGAGGTGTTGATTGAGGGCGAAAGCAAGCGCTCATCCGACATGTGGATGGGACGAGCCAGAAACAACCGTGTGGTGGTTTTTCCTAAAAACGGGGCACAAGTTGGCGATTTTGTGAATGTAAAAATTACCGATGCCACTTCCGCCACACTAATTGGCAACGCGCTATAA
- a CDS encoding ABC transporter permease, which produces MATEDSARNERRRNATFSERAVFPLLRLAQIGGAAYSTKIFYLMLFRDIFIMAIESLSANRLRSLLTMIGITVGVFSVIGVMTAIKAVESSVEEGLSDLGASTFEIQKTPELLFRRHNMPERNRKDITYREASRFQKIMSGSARAVGIEVHDTGEQAAYAGRKTNPNIDVVGGDMNFTAANSYDIAYGRNLTNEDVLYARNVVVIGFGVQEKLFPSESPLHKTLKLAGKTYFIVGVFDSKGSGFGESQDDLALIPITRFLANYGQKRSLHITIQANSQAVYQATMDRAIGVMRVVRGLSPEEKNDFEIVTNEALIESFQEVAGTIQIGAFIISVIALITAGIGIMNIMLVSVTERTKEIGIRKSIGAKKTHILTQFLIEAIFLSETGGVFGIFIGVIGGNFFARQVSAPFIFPWDWAFIGLAVCSAIGIGFGLYPAYKAASLKPVEALRFE; this is translated from the coding sequence TTGGCGACCGAAGATAGCGCCCGTAATGAGCGGCGGCGAAATGCGACTTTTTCAGAAAGAGCCGTTTTTCCTTTGCTCCGCCTGGCACAGATTGGTGGCGCGGCTTACTCAACCAAAATATTCTATTTGATGCTATTCAGAGATATTTTCATCATGGCCATCGAGTCGCTGAGCGCGAATCGATTGCGCAGCTTGCTGACGATGATTGGCATCACGGTTGGCGTGTTTTCCGTGATTGGTGTGATGACGGCGATTAAGGCCGTCGAGAGTTCCGTAGAAGAAGGCCTTTCAGATTTGGGCGCGAGCACGTTTGAAATTCAAAAAACCCCGGAATTGCTATTTCGCAGGCACAACATGCCGGAGAGAAATCGCAAGGATATTACTTATCGTGAAGCGTCGCGTTTTCAAAAGATTATGAGTGGCAGCGCTCGTGCCGTTGGAATCGAGGTGCACGACACCGGCGAGCAAGCCGCCTATGCCGGGCGCAAAACTAACCCGAACATCGATGTGGTTGGCGGAGATATGAATTTCACAGCCGCCAACAGCTACGATATCGCCTACGGGCGAAATCTCACCAACGAAGATGTGCTTTACGCAAGAAATGTGGTGGTGATTGGGTTTGGCGTTCAGGAAAAGCTTTTTCCATCGGAATCGCCTTTGCACAAAACGCTCAAGCTGGCCGGAAAAACGTATTTCATTGTCGGCGTTTTTGACTCCAAAGGATCGGGATTTGGCGAAAGCCAAGATGATTTGGCGCTGATTCCCATCACGCGATTTTTGGCAAACTATGGGCAAAAGCGCAGTTTGCACATAACAATTCAAGCCAACTCGCAAGCAGTTTATCAAGCCACAATGGATAGAGCCATTGGCGTGATGCGTGTGGTGCGCGGTCTTTCGCCTGAAGAAAAAAACGATTTTGAGATTGTCACGAACGAGGCGCTCATTGAATCGTTTCAAGAAGTTGCTGGAACAATTCAAATCGGAGCGTTTATCATCAGCGTGATTGCGCTAATTACCGCAGGCATTGGGATTATGAACATTATGCTGGTGAGCGTTACCGAGCGCACAAAAGAAATCGGGATTCGAAAATCCATCGGGGCAAAAAAGACACATATTTTAACACAGTTTCTGATCGAAGCGATTTTTCTTTCGGAAACCGGCGGCGTGTTTGGGATTTTTATCGGTGTGATTGGCGGCAACTTTTTCGCGAGACAAGTTAGCGCGCCGTTTATTTTTCCTTGGGATTGGGCTTTTATTGGCCTGGCAGTTTGCTCAGCAATTGGCATCGGCTTTGGTCTTTATCCGGCCTACAAAGCCGCTTCGCTCAAGCCGGTTGAGGCGCTCAGGTTTGAATAA
- a CDS encoding ABC transporter permease, translating into MKQFFYEFIESFVIAFAQIRAHKMRSMLTALGVVIGILAVTLMGTAIGGIDKGFDKSLSIIGFDVLYVQKWPWSSVDDWWNYRNRPRLETDYADKMNRMIATNPNSELVTVVPQMASSKSVYYEGNAVEDIFILGTTDRYPETSTVELSEGRFFNTIESRTGRQVCVLGYDVADALFPNASPINQKVRIGNQNFLVIGVYVKQGKFLGLFSLDTQVVIPLESFKKVFGCGRRITLRVKIKDEARLEEAKDEVTGIMRRIRGLKFGERDNFSINEQKAFKSTLDPIKAGIAIAGLFITGLSLFVGAIGIMNITFVSVKERTKEIGTRKALGAKRRTILMQFMIEAVVICLIGGLVGLMLSYLMTVAVEAFFPSFPVSFSMSLVLNGMLVSILTGVFSGFAPAYSASKLEPATALRYE; encoded by the coding sequence ATGAAGCAATTTTTTTATGAGTTCATCGAGAGTTTTGTAATTGCATTCGCGCAAATTCGCGCTCATAAAATGCGCTCGATGCTCACAGCGCTTGGGGTTGTCATCGGTATTTTGGCGGTTACGCTAATGGGAACAGCGATTGGCGGCATCGATAAAGGGTTTGATAAAAGCCTTTCCATTATCGGTTTTGATGTGCTGTATGTTCAAAAATGGCCTTGGAGCAGCGTAGATGACTGGTGGAACTATCGCAATCGCCCACGATTGGAAACTGATTATGCCGACAAAATGAACCGCATGATTGCAACCAATCCAAACTCGGAACTGGTGACTGTCGTCCCGCAAATGGCCAGCTCAAAATCCGTTTACTACGAAGGCAATGCGGTTGAAGATATTTTTATTCTCGGCACCACCGATCGCTATCCTGAGACTTCTACGGTGGAGCTTTCGGAAGGTCGTTTTTTCAACACCATCGAATCGCGCACGGGTCGGCAAGTTTGTGTGTTAGGTTACGATGTAGCCGATGCGCTTTTTCCCAACGCTTCGCCGATCAACCAAAAAGTCCGAATTGGAAATCAAAATTTTCTTGTCATTGGGGTGTATGTGAAGCAAGGAAAATTTCTTGGTTTATTTAGCCTCGATACGCAAGTGGTTATTCCGCTGGAATCGTTCAAAAAAGTGTTTGGGTGCGGGCGACGCATCACGCTGCGTGTGAAAATCAAGGATGAAGCGCGGCTTGAAGAAGCAAAAGACGAAGTGACGGGCATTATGCGGCGCATTCGCGGCTTGAAATTTGGCGAGAGAGATAATTTTTCCATCAACGAACAAAAAGCTTTCAAAAGCACGCTTGATCCAATCAAAGCCGGTATTGCCATAGCGGGATTGTTCATTACAGGCCTTTCGCTTTTTGTGGGCGCTATTGGAATTATGAATATCACTTTTGTGAGCGTCAAGGAGCGCACAAAAGAAATTGGCACGCGCAAAGCGCTTGGCGCAAAGCGTCGGACTATTTTAATGCAGTTTATGATTGAAGCCGTTGTGATTTGCTTGATTGGCGGTCTTGTTGGCTTAATGCTTTCTTATTTGATGACGGTGGCAGTCGAAGCATTTTTTCCATCTTTTCCGGTCAGTTTTTCCATGAGCTTGGTGCTGAATGGCATGTTGGTTTCAATTTTAACCGGCGTTTTCTCTGGATTTGCGCCGGCGTATAGCGCCTCAAAATTAGAGCCCGCAACAGCGCTTCGTTATGAATAA
- a CDS encoding ABC transporter ATP-binding protein, which produces MQQEKKVRPKGDIVIRIENATKEFEMGEEVVHALRGVNLNVYRNEYVAIMGPSGSGKSTLMNLIGCLDTPTAGLYELNGKDVSGMEDDELARIRNQEIGFVFQTFNLLPRSSSLQNVELPLIYSGVSKEEREMRAMQAMENVGLADRMYHKPNELSGGQRQRVAIARALVTNPSIILADEPTGNLDTKTGIDIMNLFETLYEKGNTIILVTHEEDIAQHARRIVRLRDGLIESDEEIQENHFSTTSA; this is translated from the coding sequence ATGCAGCAAGAAAAAAAGGTCAGGCCGAAAGGTGATATTGTTATTCGAATAGAAAATGCCACGAAAGAATTCGAGATGGGCGAAGAGGTGGTTCATGCCTTGCGCGGCGTTAATTTGAATGTGTATCGGAATGAATATGTCGCCATTATGGGCCCTTCGGGCAGTGGCAAATCAACGCTGATGAACCTGATTGGCTGCTTAGATACGCCTACAGCCGGTCTCTATGAGCTGAATGGAAAAGATGTGTCTGGCATGGAGGACGATGAACTCGCACGGATTCGCAATCAAGAAATCGGGTTTGTGTTTCAAACATTCAATTTATTGCCGCGTTCGAGCAGTTTGCAAAATGTTGAACTGCCGCTGATTTATTCCGGTGTTTCAAAAGAAGAACGCGAAATGCGCGCCATGCAAGCTATGGAAAACGTTGGCTTGGCCGATAGAATGTATCACAAGCCAAATGAACTTTCCGGTGGCCAGCGTCAGCGTGTGGCCATTGCGCGAGCGCTCGTTACGAATCCTTCGATTATTCTTGCCGACGAGCCGACCGGAAACTTAGATACAAAAACCGGCATCGATATTATGAACCTTTTTGAAACGCTCTATGAAAAAGGGAACACAATTATTTTGGTGACGCACGAGGAAGATATTGCTCAGCATGCCCGAAGAATTGTGCGTTTGCGCGATGGATTGATTGAAAGCGACGAAGAAATTCAGGAAAATCATTTTTCGACAACAAGCGCGTGA
- the glmM gene encoding phosphoglucosamine mutase yields MSLMVSVSGIRGIVGESLTPAVLTKFTQAYATWLKRGKECSGAPKVILGRDTRPTGQVISDLVQSVLVQSGCNVMNIGVATTPTVEIAVIDENADGGVIITASHNPVEWNALKLLNSKGEFLTATEGKEMIALAETGDLDSATWNNFGISISDASHMERHVEKVLALPYVKPETLAAQKYKILVDAVEGAGSEVVPALCRKLGAAEVIEVGCKGSGLFPHNPEPIEENLQETMAMTAAEGCDFGIIVDPDVDRLALICEDGTLFGEEYTLVACADFYLKQKKGTVVNNLSSSRALRDVAAKHGVECFSGKVGEANVIEVMKEKNAVIGGEGNGGVILPDVHYGRDALIGIGLFMQAFCDWQKENGGGKLSDFKKIFPAYFMSKQKMKLPSGGASVDDAFKKLEAKYANEQVTTADGLKIDFAETWVHLRKSNTEPIVRIYTEAKSKAEADALAERFSRELLELLS; encoded by the coding sequence ATGAGCTTAATGGTTAGTGTTTCCGGTATTCGCGGCATTGTTGGCGAAAGCCTAACGCCCGCAGTTCTCACAAAATTTACCCAAGCGTATGCCACTTGGCTGAAACGCGGGAAGGAATGTTCGGGTGCACCGAAAGTCATTTTAGGCCGCGACACACGCCCAACCGGACAGGTGATTTCCGATTTGGTGCAAAGCGTGCTGGTGCAATCGGGCTGCAATGTGATGAATATCGGCGTGGCGACCACACCGACCGTCGAAATCGCTGTGATTGATGAAAACGCGGATGGCGGCGTGATTATCACCGCCTCGCACAATCCAGTTGAATGGAACGCGCTCAAACTGCTCAATAGCAAGGGTGAATTCCTAACGGCAACTGAAGGCAAGGAAATGATTGCACTTGCAGAAACTGGCGATTTGGATTCGGCGACTTGGAACAACTTCGGCATTTCGATTTCCGACGCGAGCCACATGGAGCGGCATGTTGAAAAAGTGCTTGCGCTGCCTTATGTGAAGCCGGAAACGCTTGCGGCGCAAAAATATAAAATCTTGGTCGACGCGGTTGAAGGCGCAGGTTCTGAAGTTGTGCCCGCGCTTTGCCGGAAACTTGGCGCGGCGGAAGTGATTGAAGTCGGTTGCAAGGGCAGCGGCCTGTTTCCGCACAATCCTGAGCCGATTGAAGAAAACCTTCAAGAAACGATGGCCATGACCGCCGCTGAAGGTTGCGACTTTGGCATTATCGTTGATCCTGATGTGGATCGTTTGGCGCTAATTTGCGAAGATGGCACGCTTTTCGGCGAGGAATACACGCTGGTCGCCTGCGCGGATTTTTATCTGAAACAGAAAAAAGGCACGGTGGTCAATAATCTTTCCAGCAGTCGGGCGCTTCGCGATGTGGCGGCCAAGCATGGCGTGGAATGTTTTAGCGGCAAAGTTGGCGAGGCGAATGTTATTGAAGTGATGAAGGAAAAAAATGCCGTGATTGGCGGCGAAGGCAACGGCGGCGTAATTTTGCCGGACGTGCATTACGGACGCGATGCGCTCATCGGCATCGGGCTTTTCATGCAGGCGTTTTGCGATTGGCAAAAGGAAAATGGCGGCGGCAAGCTTTCCGATTTTAAAAAGATTTTTCCGGCTTATTTCATGTCGAAACAAAAAATGAAGTTGCCTTCGGGCGGCGCATCTGTGGATGACGCATTCAAGAAGTTGGAGGCGAAGTATGCAAACGAGCAGGTCACCACAGCGGACGGACTCAAGATTGATTTCGCGGAAACCTGGGTGCATTTACGAAAATCCAACACTGAGCCGATTGTGCGCATCTACACCGAAGCCAAATCCAAAGCTGAAGCCGACGCGCTCGCCGAACGCTTCAGCCGAGAATTGCTGGAATTGCTTTCCTAA
- a CDS encoding glycosyltransferase family 2 protein, translating into MDISVIIPVFNEEKNIPLLYARLNDTVRKICTTYEYIFVNDGSADASMQVIRSLAETDDSVKFIDFSRNFGHQIAVTAGLAKAKGQAVVIIDADLQDPPELIEPLYRKMQAGYEVVYAKRRSREGESFMKKWTAKMFYRLLSRMTAISIPLDTGDYRIIHQKVVQMLNRMPEQQKFIRGQIAWVGFRQTFLEYDRQARHAGTTGYSYAKMLKFAIDGITSFSDVPLKFATISGFVVSGVAFIEILYALHSRLITKDYEPGWASILISILFLGGIQLMSIGIIGEYLSRISTNVKNRPLYVINETNIE; encoded by the coding sequence ATGGACATTTCTGTGATCATCCCTGTTTTCAACGAAGAAAAAAATATTCCGCTGCTTTATGCTCGCCTCAACGATACGGTTCGGAAAATTTGCACAACCTACGAATACATTTTTGTCAATGATGGCAGCGCGGATGCGTCGATGCAGGTGATTCGGTCGCTTGCCGAAACGGACGACTCGGTGAAGTTTATTGATTTTAGCCGCAATTTCGGCCATCAAATTGCCGTGACCGCCGGGCTTGCAAAAGCCAAAGGGCAAGCCGTTGTGATTATCGATGCCGATTTGCAAGATCCGCCCGAACTGATTGAGCCGCTATATCGCAAAATGCAAGCGGGTTACGAAGTGGTGTATGCCAAGCGCCGCAGCCGCGAGGGCGAAAGTTTTATGAAAAAATGGACGGCGAAAATGTTTTATCGCCTCCTCTCTCGAATGACCGCCATTTCCATTCCGCTCGACACCGGCGATTACCGCATCATCCATCAAAAAGTCGTGCAAATGCTGAACCGAATGCCCGAACAGCAAAAATTCATTCGCGGGCAAATTGCGTGGGTCGGATTTCGCCAAACATTTCTTGAATACGACCGGCAAGCGCGGCACGCCGGCACCACCGGATACAGCTACGCCAAAATGCTCAAGTTCGCCATCGATGGCATTACTTCGTTTTCCGATGTGCCGCTCAAGTTTGCGACCATTTCCGGCTTTGTGGTTTCGGGTGTGGCGTTCATTGAAATTTTATATGCGTTGCATAGCCGATTAATTACCAAAGATTATGAACCCGGCTGGGCGTCGATTTTAATCAGCATTTTGTTTTTGGGCGGCATTCAACTGATGAGCATTGGCATTATCGGCGAATACTTAAGCCGCATTAGCACGAATGTAAAAAATCGCCCGCTGTATGTCATCAACGAAACCAATATCGAATAG
- the mce gene encoding methylmalonyl-CoA epimerase: MFKRIDHVAIAVNSIDATLATFKQLVDEGVASISYEEVPAQKVKVAFLQIGDTKIEFLEPMAPDSTVSKYLEKRGEGLHHIALETDEIHNEVAGVKARGFNPLSDPRLGAENKLVTFLHPKETGRVLVELVGQEASKD; this comes from the coding sequence ATGTTTAAACGAATCGATCATGTCGCCATTGCGGTCAATAGTATCGATGCCACTTTGGCAACCTTTAAGCAACTTGTGGACGAAGGTGTTGCGAGCATCTCTTACGAGGAAGTGCCTGCGCAAAAGGTAAAGGTCGCATTTTTGCAAATCGGGGATACGAAAATTGAATTTCTTGAGCCAATGGCGCCCGATAGCACCGTTTCGAAATATTTAGAAAAACGTGGCGAAGGGCTTCACCACATCGCGCTGGAAACAGATGAAATTCATAACGAAGTGGCCGGTGTGAAAGCCAGAGGCTTCAACCCGCTAAGCGATCCGCGTCTTGGTGCAGAAAATAAATTAGTGACCTTTCTTCATCCAAAAGAAACTGGCCGCGTTTTGGTAGAGCTTGTGGGGCAAGAAGCCAGCAAGGACTGA